One part of the Rutidosis leptorrhynchoides isolate AG116_Rl617_1_P2 chromosome 1, CSIRO_AGI_Rlap_v1, whole genome shotgun sequence genome encodes these proteins:
- the LOC139844399 gene encoding uncharacterized protein, whose product MSDSDSTVGPTKISKLEFNDPLYLHPSDTSGAPLITQKLKGTENYNVWSCALKLALQTKNKLGFIDGSCARFEYEDDDIAESVWTEIKETYDKIDASVTFNLYQNINSCSQAGQPLSDYYHKLNAMWRQFDNMIKIDDIVSANKSFQEHNQFLKLMQFLMGLDDVYVPIRSQILTSDPVPNVKTAFSIISRHESHRLHSNNSVKNQSSAFVSKTNNTSNNNSGYNNKKKYRNPPLKCTNCNITTTILV is encoded by the exons ATGTCTGATAGTGATTCTACTGTTGGTCCAACCAAGATTAGCAAACTTGAATTTAATGATCCTTTATATTTACATCCTAGTGACACTTCTGGTGCACCATTAATTACACAGAAATTGAAAGGAACTGAAAATTATAATGTGTGGTCCTGTGCTTTGAAACTtgcattacaaactaaaaataagctAGGATTTATTGATGGTTCTTGTGCTAGGTTtgaatatgaagatgatgat ATTGCTGAATCTGTTTGGACTGAGATAAAAGAAACCTATGATAAGATTGATGCTTCTGTTACTTTTAATCTATATCAAAATATTAATTCTTGTAGTCAAGCTGGCCAACCTTTGTCTGATTATTATCATAAGTTAAATGCTATGTGGAGACAGTTTGATAACatgattaaaattgatgatataGTGTCTGCTAATAAATCTTTTCAAGAACATAATCAATTTTTGAAACTCATGCAGTTCTTAATGGGTCTAGATGATGTGTATGTGCCTATTAGGAGTCAAATTCTTACATCTGATCCTGTTCCTAATGTTAAAACTGCTTTCTCTATTATTTCTAGACATGAGTCTCATAGGTTACATTCCAATAACTCTGTTAAAAATCAATCATCTGCCTTTGTGAGTAAAACCAACAATACTAGCAACAATAATAGTGGTTACAATAACAAGAAGAAATACAGAAATCCACCTTTAAAGTGTACTAACTGCAATATCACTACCACAATTCTGGTCTAA